A single genomic interval of Pan paniscus chromosome 18, NHGRI_mPanPan1-v2.0_pri, whole genome shotgun sequence harbors:
- the NDE1 gene encoding nuclear distribution protein nudE homolog 1 isoform X7: MLQRRVLDQKFRIVDCCVNQEKFEVQHSEGYRQISALEDDLAQTKAIKDQLQKYIRELEQANDDLERAKRATIMSLEDFEQRLNQAIERNAFLESELDEKENLLESVQRLKDEARDLRQELAVQQKQEKPRTPMPSSVEAERTDTAVQATGSVPSTPIAHRGPSSSLNTPGSFRRGLDDSTGGTPLTPAARISALNIVGDLLRKVGALESKLASCRNLVYDQSPNRTGGPASGRSSKNRDGGERRPSSTSVSLGDKGLGKRLEFGKPPSHMSSSPLPSAQGVVKMLL, from the exons ATGCTACAACGGAGAGTCCTGGATCAAAAATTCAGAATAGTTGACTGTTGTGTAAACCAG GAGAAGTTTGAAGTGCAGCACTCTGAAGGCTACCGGCAGATCTCAGCCTTGGAGGATGACCTCGCGCAGACCAAAGCCATTAAAGACCAATTGCAGAAATACATCAGAGAGCTGGAGCAAGCAAACGACGACCTGGAAAGAGCCAAGCG CGCCACGATCATGTCTCTCGAAGACTTTGAGCAGCGCTTGAATCAGGCCATCGAAAGAAATGCCTTCCTGGAAAGTGAACTTGATGAAAAAGAGAATCTCCTGGAATCTGTTCAGAGACTGAAGGATGAAGCCAGAG ATTTGCGGCAGGAACTGGCCGTGCAGCAGAAGCAGGAGAAACCCAGgacccccatgcccagctcagTGGAAGCTGAGAGGACAGACACAGCTGTGCAGGCCACGGGCTCCGTGCCGTCCACGCCCATTGCTCACCGAGGACCCAGCTCAAGTTTAAACACACCTGGGAGCTTCAGACGTG GCCTGGACGACTCCACCGGGGGGACCCCCCTCACACCTGCGGCCCGGATATCAGCCCTCAACATTGTGGGAGACCTACTGCGGAAAGTTGGG GCACTGGAGTCCAAACTCGCTTCCTGCCGGAACCTCGTGTACGATCAGTCCCCAAACCGAACAGGTGGCCCAGCCTCTGGGCGGAGCAGCAAGAACAGAGATGGCGGTGAGAGACGGCCAAGCAGCACCAGCGTGTCTTTGGGTGATAAGGG GTTGGGGAAGCGCCTGGAATTTGGGAAGCCGCCTTCACACATGTCTTCATCGCCGCTGCCGTCAGCCCAGGGGGTAGTCAAGATGTTGCTTTAG